The Prosthecobacter fusiformis sequence TAAAGACAGGGGCCTCGTCAGCCTCAAGGCCAGTGCCGCAGGCCGCACCTTATCCTCCGTACCTTTAAGCCTGGGGGAAGAAGGCACCACCGCCTCAGCCGTCAGATCCCGGATAAAAACCTGCCCGTCAGGAAAAGCCGCCAGCACCGTCCCCGCCGTCCGCACCCGGTGGCCAAAGTCTTCCATCCGTGCCGGGTCAAAACGCAGCAGCCGCGCCGCAGGCAGGACCTCCAGCGCCTCCAGCGCCGGGGCCGCTTTGACTATTTTCACATCGCTCCAGTCACTCACCCGCAGATAGGGAAACACCAGTTGCCGCCGGTCATTGATCCCCCCTGCTGCCAGCGCGGTGATTTGTAGGCGCGCATCCACCCACTCCTCCTGTTTTTCCGGCAACGGCGCATCCACCCGGACCTCCACCACCCGGCTGCCTAACGCCAAGTGCAGTACAGATCTGTTTTCCTCCGGCACCGACAGACGCCGCCCGATGCCCTCCACCTGCACCATTTGATAATGGAACCTCCCCGTAGCCAAGTCCTCATACCCCGCAGGCACAGGCACCGGAGGCTCCCCGGACCCCAGTAGATCATAAGACTGCGCCTCCACTCCCGTGAGATAAAGTCCCGGCACACTTCTCCCCTTCACCAGCACCCGGTCACCCACCTTCAAGCTTTTGACCCGTCGGCTGGCCCGGAAAAAAGTCCCCCCCGTCTCATCCTGAACGAAGACCGTTCCCCCTCCAGGGGATTCGATAAAACCCACCACTGCCTGCAGTTCCACCGGCACTCCCGTCAGAGCCACATCCGGCGGCAGCCCCCTCACCTCCGCCGCTCGCGTCAGCACCTCCTGGGCCTGGCCGCCAAGCGCCAGTCCAAGAACAAGACATGCCAATATCCCGAGTCGAGTCATCTCCCCCCAATGGACCCCCACCCGCCCCCAAATGCAACCCGCGCCATACCTCTCTTTCGTGAGGGTTCGCAAAACATCTCAATGATGTCCGCTTCGTCCTTACCCATTCCCCTTTGTGAACAGCCCTACCGTCACACTGTCACACTGTCCAGCCCACCATGCTTGCAATCTCCACCTTTTACTATATCATAAAATAGTGTAAAACAAATGACACCAAACCCCCTCTCTTCAAAATCTTGTTAATCCTACAATCCTGGTAATCCTGTAAAAAAATGCCCGCCCGTCCATTCCCCATCCGGGGACACTGGGGACCGATGGGGAAAACCATCCCCATCGCCAACCTCTTGATTTACAATCCATTACCCACCAAAATCCCAAATGGGGAAAAAACAAAAATCATCCCCATCCCCCATTACATCATAAAAAAATATCATCCATCACACTTCAAAGCCCCCCAAGACCCCCATTCTCCGCCACCTCTGCCTCACCGCCCCTCTGCGGCCATCCACCCAACCCAAAAACACCCTCTTAAACAGTCCATGACTGAGCACTGAGCACTGAGCACTGCCCCCTCACCACCCCGTCCGAAAACTGCCAGCGCATCTCTCATTCCCTGCCATCTTCCTTCCATGAAACTGACCGACGCCAACTGCTACACCGCCCTCCAGGCGCGGGATGCACGGTTTGATGGCGTCTTCTTCACGGGTGTCAAAACCACCGGCATTTATTGCCGCCCCATCTGCCCGGCCCGCACCCCAGCCCCCAGTTCCTGCACCTTTTACCCCACCGCCAGCGCGGCAGAATCCGCAGGCTTCCGCCCCTGCCTGCGCTGCCGTCCGGAACTCGCCCCCGGCTGCCAGGGCAGTTCCCTGGCGGAGGCCGTCCTCCGTCGCCTTCAGGAACGTGCGGTCGAAGGCACCCGCCTCGAAGATCTGGACCAGGATCTCGGCCTCAGTTCCCGCCAGGTACGCCGCCTTCTCGAAAAAGAATTTGGAGTCACCCCGCTCCAGGTCATCCAGACCCAGCGCCTGCTCCTGGCCAAGCAGCTTCTCCAGGAAACCTCCCAGCCGATCAGCGAGATTGCCCTGGCCGCTGGCTTCCGCAGCCTGCGCACCTTCAACGCCCTCTTTAAAGAGCGCTACCACCTCGCCCCCAGTGCCTGTCGCCGTTCCACCAGCAAACCCAAAACGGGCGAAGGTATCCGCCTGCGCCTGGCCTACCGCGCCCCCTTGGCCTGGGAGGCCCTCATGGATTATTTCCGCAGCCGTCTGGTTCCCGGCGTGGAGGAAATCGAAGGCCGTGAATACCGTCGCACCGTGGCTCTCGGGCAGGCCAGTGGCTGGATGCGCGTCTGGCCCCATGAAACGGAAGCCGTTTTGATCGTCGAAGTCTCCCCTTCCCTCACCCGTCATCTCGGCGCGGTACAATCAAGAGTTAGGCGCATGTTTGACCTCGATGCCCGGCCCGATGCCATCCTGGAAGTGCTCGGCTCAGATCCCCTTCTTGCGCCCGTTTTTCATCACTTCCCCGGCCTCCGTGTCGGTGGGGCCTGGGACAGCTTTGAACTGGCCGTCCGCGCCGTGCTCGGCCAGCAGATCACCGTGACCGCCGCCACCACGCTCTCTGGCAGGCTCGCCGCTCGCACAGGTACCGCCATTGAGACACCCTTTAAAAATCTGCACCGTCTGGCGATCACGGCCGAGGCCTTGGAAAAACTGAGTGTGGATGACCTTTGCAATCTCGGGCTCGTTCGTGCCCGTGCCTCAGCCCTCATTCATCTGGCCGCTTCCGCGCTCAAAGGCGGACTCGAGTTTCCTCCCGGTCTGGACCACGAGGCCGCAGTCGCACGCCTCATTGAGCTGCCCGGCGTCGGCCCCTGGACCGCTCATTACATCGCCATGCGTGCGCTCCGTTTTCCCGATGCCTTTCCTGCCGCTGATCTTGGTCTGCGCAAGGCCATCGGCAATGGCGAGCTCATCCCCACCAAGCAGGCCGAGTTGCGTTCAGAGCCTTGGCGTCCTTGGCGCGCCTATGCTGCCGCCGCCCTTTGGAAAAGCCTCTCCCCACTCACCCCATGACACCCGTCCGTTACTTCACCCAGACCTCCTCGCCCATCGGCCCCATCACGCTCGTCGCTACCGATGCCGGACTCTCCGGCCTTTATCTTGAAGGCCAGCGCCACTGGCCTCGTGATGCGGAAACCTGGAAGCGCGAGGACGATGGCACCCGCTTTGATCCCGTCCTCACAGCCCTCGCCCGCTACTTCATGGGCAAGTCATTTCATTTCGATCTCCCGCTGGATTTCGTCACCGGCACCCCGTTCCAGCAGCAGGTGTGGCAGGCACTCAAACTCATCCCTGCCGGACAAACTTGGACCTACTCGCAGCTTGCTGCCCACGTCAATGCCCCCGCCGCTGTTCGCGCAGTGGGTGCCGCTGTGGGCCGCAACCCACTCTCCATCATCATCCCCTGCCATCGTGTCATCGGCGGCAACGGCTCACTTACGGGCTACGCCGGAGGCCTCGAACGCAAGCGGTGGCTGCTGGCTCACGAAGGCTGGGAACTGCCCGTCATGACTCCTTAGGCCCGGCCACATCCCAGGCATCCTCACGGTCCAGATGCTGCCGCCGCAAATCCTGACGAAACACCGCTTCCAAATTCTCCAGATGCTGCCGCGCCACCGAGACATAAGTTGCCTGGTCCCCTCCATAATGCTTGGCCAGGTCACGCACACTTTGCTCCTCATAGCAGCGGAAGATTTCCACCGCTCTCACCGCCCGATGCGCCCGAAATCCAAGAGCACGCAAAATATCCGTGCTCAGGTCCAGCGAGCTGCCCAACAGATCCCGCCGGAAGTCCGTGACGCCACGTTGAATGAGCTGATAAGCATGATCACGGCTGGTGGCCCTGGCCAGGATGCGCAGATGCGGAAACTCATGGCGGACCAGATCCACGATTTCCAGCGACTTCGCCTCCTCATCCACCGCACAGACAAACAGCTTGGCCTTCTCCGCCCCCGCCGCTGCCAGCAGGTCCGCCCGGGAGGCATCTCCATAAAAGGACTTCAGTCCAAAACGCGCCAGCATTTCCACCTGGTCAGGATCATTGTCCAAAACCGTCACCCCAAATCCGTTGGATTGCAGCAAGCGCCCGATGATATGCCCGAAACGGCCGAATCCCGCCAGGATCACCGGGTGCTCGTGGGATTCCACCACATCATGCTCCCGTGCCGGTTTCATCCTCGCAAAACGCGGCTGAATCAGCCGGTCATTGGCGATCAGCATCAACGGCGTCAGCGCCATGCTGATGGCCACCGAGGCGTTCAGCAGGGCTGCGATCTCCGGCTCCACAAGCCCAAGCTGCCCGGCAGTGCCCAACAAAACAAAACAGAACTCACCGCCCTGCGCCATGGCACAGGCAAAAACAAAAGACGCCCCCATCCCCAGCCGGAAGGTCCCTCCCAGAGCCAGCAGCACCAGGAACTTAATGCCGATCAATCCGGCGACCATCATGGCGATCATCCCCGACTGAGCCATCACCAGACCGAGGTTCAACCCGGCCCCCACCGCCATGAAAAACAGCCCCAAAAGCAGTCCTTTGAAAGGCTCCACATCCGCCTCCAACTGATGCCGGTATTCGCTTTCAGCCAATACCACCCCGGCAATAAAAGTCCCCAGTGCCGCCGACAGCCCGACCAGATGCATCAACCAGGCCACACCCGCGACCACCAGGAGGGTGACGACCGTGAACATCTCCCTCAACTTCGAAGCAGCCACATAGCGGAAAAGATAGCGCAA is a genomic window containing:
- a CDS encoding DNA-3-methyladenine glycosylase 2, producing the protein MKLTDANCYTALQARDARFDGVFFTGVKTTGIYCRPICPARTPAPSSCTFYPTASAAESAGFRPCLRCRPELAPGCQGSSLAEAVLRRLQERAVEGTRLEDLDQDLGLSSRQVRRLLEKEFGVTPLQVIQTQRLLLAKQLLQETSQPISEIALAAGFRSLRTFNALFKERYHLAPSACRRSTSKPKTGEGIRLRLAYRAPLAWEALMDYFRSRLVPGVEEIEGREYRRTVALGQASGWMRVWPHETEAVLIVEVSPSLTRHLGAVQSRVRRMFDLDARPDAILEVLGSDPLLAPVFHHFPGLRVGGAWDSFELAVRAVLGQQITVTAATTLSGRLAARTGTAIETPFKNLHRLAITAEALEKLSVDDLCNLGLVRARASALIHLAASALKGGLEFPPGLDHEAAVARLIELPGVGPWTAHYIAMRALRFPDAFPAADLGLRKAIGNGELIPTKQAELRSEPWRPWRAYAAAALWKSLSPLTP
- a CDS encoding methylated-DNA--[protein]-cysteine S-methyltransferase; the encoded protein is MTPVRYFTQTSSPIGPITLVATDAGLSGLYLEGQRHWPRDAETWKREDDGTRFDPVLTALARYFMGKSFHFDLPLDFVTGTPFQQQVWQALKLIPAGQTWTYSQLAAHVNAPAAVRAVGAAVGRNPLSIIIPCHRVIGGNGSLTGYAGGLERKRWLLAHEGWELPVMTP
- a CDS encoding monovalent cation:proton antiporter-2 (CPA2) family protein — encoded protein: MSSEFLFQAVVYLLAAVIAVPIAKRLGLGSVLGYLLAGIVIGPSLLGLVGEVEDVQHVAEFGVVIMLFVVGLELRPSLLWRLRGPILGMGSAQVLCTAAVVTGVGMLLGLAWPMAVTIGLILSMSSTAIVIQSLAERNLLNTRGGQACFSVLLFQDIAVIPMLAVFPWLAHTLHGKAAAGDAAAHGHESALAHLPQWAQTMCTIGAVVGVIVVAHYFLRYLFRYVAASKLREMFTVVTLLVVAGVAWLMHLVGLSAALGTFIAGVVLAESEYRHQLEADVEPFKGLLLGLFFMAVGAGLNLGLVMAQSGMIAMMVAGLIGIKFLVLLALGGTFRLGMGASFVFACAMAQGGEFCFVLLGTAGQLGLVEPEIAALLNASVAISMALTPLMLIANDRLIQPRFARMKPAREHDVVESHEHPVILAGFGRFGHIIGRLLQSNGFGVTVLDNDPDQVEMLARFGLKSFYGDASRADLLAAAGAEKAKLFVCAVDEEAKSLEIVDLVRHEFPHLRILARATSRDHAYQLIQRGVTDFRRDLLGSSLDLSTDILRALGFRAHRAVRAVEIFRCYEEQSVRDLAKHYGGDQATYVSVARQHLENLEAVFRQDLRRQHLDREDAWDVAGPKES